The genomic window gttattaattgccttatataattgcctgctcccatgttaggggcatagatatttacaattgttagatcttcttgttgcatagaccctttaagtaggatatagtgtccttcctcatctcttattacagtctttgttttaaaatctagtttgtctgatataaggattgccaccccagctttcttttggtgtccattagcatggtaaatgctcttccaccccctcactttcaatctgggggtgtctttgggtctaaaatgagtctcttgcagacagcatatcgatgggtcttgtttttttttaaatccaatctgagagcctgtgtcttttgattggggcattgagcccatttacattcagggtaactattgaaaggtatgaatttagtgccattgtattgcctgtaaggtgactgttactgtatattgtctgtgttcctttctgatctatgctgcttttaggctctttctttgcttagaggacccctttcagtatgtcttggagggctggttttgtgtttgcaaattcctttagtttttgtttgtcctggaagctttttatctctccttcaattttcagtgagagcttagctggatatagtattcttggctgcgtatttttctcgtttagtgctctgaagatatcatgccagtcctttctggcctgccaggtctctgtggttaggtctgttgccaatctaatgtttctaccattgtaggttacatatctcttctcccgagctgctttcaggattttctctttgtctctgagactcgtaagttttactattagatgtcggggtgttgacctatttttattgattttgagaggggtattctctctgcctcctggattttgatgcctgtttccttcctcacattagggaaattctctgctataatttgctccaatgtaccttctgcccctctctccctttcttcttcttctgggatcccaatttttctaatgttgtttcgtcttaatcgtatcgcttatctctcgaattctgccctcgtgatccagtagtttatctctctttttctcagcctctttattttccatcatttggtcttctatatcgctgatgctctcttctgcctcatttatcttagcagtttgtgcccccatttttgattgcacctcattaatagtctttttgatttcgacttggttagatttggAGAAGTTTGGTTTTAAGTAAAAGTTGCATTAGTTTTTAGTTCTTATAAAGgctgcgtttttttttttttttttttaggtgcttCTTGCTGATGTTTTAAGTAACTAAGTAATGTGGACATTTCTATAAATTGCCATTTCTGCAGCTAAAACAGTGTCACACCACAAGAGCAGCCGGCCCCCCGTTCCTATCTCCAATGCCACCAAGCGCAGCTTCCTGGGCAGCCCTGCGGCGGCGAGCCCGGCTGACCTGCAGCCTTCCGCTCAGCCGCTGGCCGAGGGCAGCCACAGACACCGTCTGCACGACGAGCCTGAGCACCTGTgagtccctgccctgcccccttttCCACTTACTTTGCACTTTGAGTTGCATTGTCTTTCTGAAGGGGTGATGGAGAAAGTGCTGGGGGGTTGGCAGCGGGAGGGCTTCCCCCTGCCTTGCCCTCTGTCCCCGGGACCCCCCAGGCAGGCGGCGGGTGACCACAAGTCACTGTGACCCCGAGTTGCAGTTTTGGGATATTTATCCCAGGTTTGAAGTCTTGGTACTCTTTTGgcttgtttttataatatttcttccCAAAGAAGCTACAATTCTCTCCTAGATTATTGTGAATTCATGATGCTCTTTATTATACATTTGCTATTGACCTTGCAGACTGATAAGCCAGTGattctctctcctgttctttcCCATTTAGGGGGAAAGGGGCCTCTGCCTTTAGCCCGTCACATCCTTTACTGCCCCTGAGACAGAGACAGCAGAAGGCTGTGCAGGGGGAGGGCCCTCCTGGTAAGAGTGCCgtttcccctctgccctcctccgcTCTCCGTTCTTCCTCCTGTAGCTTATTAAAATGATCGTTCTCAGGTTGAATGTTCCTACTGTGATGTAGCCATTTTAGTTAGGAGATTATGgtagaataaatttaaattaatttcatttattattatattgatGTTCCTTAGAATTTTTAGTCTTTATAGTGAAACTATCCTTAAAATCTAATAAATTATATGAAGTATACAGAAAATTGCTGTGTTGTAATATGTAAGAATGTCAGTGCGTTGATGTTTACCTAAGAGTTCCGATTATTTTATATCATGTTTTGGACTAATGACTGAATTAGGTATTACTTATTGAAATTACTGAAATTGGCATTGTGATGATCTGCGTTTCTTGGGCAGTTCTGGTATCCTGCATTATGATGCATTTCCTTAAGAAATGGTTATTATGTTGAAAGAATTTCAGAGGCTATGAAATGAGCTAACACTGAGCATCCTGCTTCCTCACATGCAGATCAGAGACACCGGTCCAATTCTTTAACCCGAGTTGATGCCCAGCCACGAGGTGCAGCAGCGTGGCCAGATAAAAAGAACAGGTGAGCTCTGTGTCGCAGAGAAGTTTCTGTGTGAAGCACTTATTAGGCTCACATAGCAGTTCTCCAGCTGGGGTCCATCCCCGGGCTCACCGGGACCCACCTTGGGGGTCTGCAGGTCAGAGCCATTTCCTGACAGTGTTGGGCTGTTCTCTGCTTTTCTCACCCTGGTGACAGATTGAATCGGACGCAGACACGGGAGTCCGGGTGGGCAGCAGAGACAATTACAAAAGTGTTTTGtattataaacttttttattttagaaaacatggtCATTTCTCACAGAACACgtttctttttgtaatttatttgtttgacagaaagggtgagggagagagagcacgagcagggggaggggcagagggagagggagaagcaggcttcccgctgagcagggagcccgatgcggggctcgatcccaggaccctgggaccatgacccgagctgagggcagacgcttaacgactgagccacccaggcgcccctctttttgtaatttttaatcattgattttatttattttttattttttaaatttttttaatcattgattttaaaatgtctcagttttaatttctagtgTGATGAATTTTCATAttgataaatacataataaatacaaaCTCTTTGAGGTCCTCAGTGATTTTAAAGGGTGTAAAGAGGTCCCGGGACCGCAACGTTTGAGAATTGTTGAACTTAAACTGGTCTCTGGCTGTCCCCTGCCCTGGGAAGGGGTTTGTTAAGTCCCCCAGACTTTGGGTTTGCACTCTTTCCATCACTAGTGTCTTGTCGCTCAGTGTGTCTGTGTCCCATGGCTCCCTTCCCCACGTTGCAGGCCCATGTCTCAGCCGGCACCCTTTGCTCCCCACCATGCTGTCAGCTGTGATACGGACCCCGGCTCCAGTGACAGTGTCAGCCTGGCCCGCTCCATCAGCAAGGATAGTTTGGCCTCCAATATCATTAACCTGACTCCGCAGAACCAGCCAGAGCCCGCGGCGCTGAAAGGCGACGGGAGAGGCCTTCTGCACAACGTTGCTATTGAGGACGAGGATGAGGAGCTCCTGGCCATCATCAGGACGGATGTGGCTCCCCGTGCCGGTGACCGGGGCCTGCTGACAAGCGCCAGGTCTCCCCAGAGGCTGGCAGACACCCTAGAAAGTAAGCCTGACAGTTTCTTCTTGGAGCCGCTGATGCCGGCCGTGCTCAGGCCGGCCAAGGAGAAGCAGGCGATTGCCAAGGAGgaagagtgtggggaggggcggcCACGGAGCTTCACGTCCAAGAGGCCCAGTGAGGGCCACCAGCCCCTGGTGCGCAAGAGGGCGCCCAGCAGCCACGGCGGTCGTGACTCGAGTAGGACTTTCACCCCGGTGTCCTGTCCGGAACTTCCCGTGGCCGCGGACCCGGCACCcgctgggctggggctgcaggcggCGGGGGACGCCCGCGGTGGGCTTCTGGCCAGCGGTGGCTTCGGCCTGTTGCCTCAGGCACAGTCTGCCGACGGCTTCTTCCTGCACGAGGACCCCGAGGGCAGGCTCTGCGGCGGCCGTGCCAGGAGCCCCAGCGCCCAGGACCCAGAGCCGTGGGCCGTCCTGAGGCAGGACTCGGACTCCGACGTCGCGGACCTGGAGGAAGCCGAGCAGGCCTTCGTGGGCGAGGCCCGCCCTGCGGTGATGGCCGGGTACGCCGGTGAGGAGGAGTCAGCCAAGCTGCAGGAGGACATGAAGGTGAAGGAGCATGATGACAAAGATGACGCCAGCGGCCGCTCGAGCCCGTGTCTGAGCACCGTGTCGCAGCTCAGCAGCGTCTCCGTGGCCAGCGGCAGCGTGAAGATGACCAGCTTCGCGGAGCGGAAGCTCCAGAGGCTCAACAGCTGCGAGACGAagtccagcagcagcagctcgCAGAAGACCACGCCCGACGCCTCGGAGAGCTGCCCGGCCCCTCTGACGACGTGGaagcagaggagggagcagagccCGAGCAGGCAGAGCGGGGAGCACGCCAGCCTGCTGGCCTCCGAGCTGGCGCAGCTGCACATGCAGCTGGAGGAGAAGCGCAGGGCCATCGAAGCGCAGAAGAAGAAGATGGAGGCTCTGTCGGCCCGGCAGCGGCTGAAGCTGGGCAAGGCCGCCTTCCTGCACGTGGTCAAGAAGGGGAAGGCCGACGGCACCCCCCAGCCGCGGAAGCCAGACCACTTGGCGGGAGACTACACTCAGCACAACGGAGAGGACTTTGATGGTGGCGTTTCCAAAACGGAGGAGTTTCTCATGAAGGAGGAGGGGCGGGAAGGCGTGCTGCCGTCTCCAGATGGGGACGCGGAGAGCCTGGTTCTCCTGCAACAGCATAAAGCGAAAGCCCCCGCCGCGCTGCACGAGCTGGAGAAGAGCAGAGCGCTCCCCGCCGCCCTGCTGGAGGGCGCTGGCGAGGCGGTGGACGTGAACGAGTGCGACCTGTCCATCGAGAAGCTGAACGAGACCATCAGCACACTGCAGCAGGCCATCCTGCGGATCtcgcagcagcaggagcagctgcTCATGAAGCCTCCCGCAGCCCCGGCCCCGGGCACGACGCAGGGCGCCCAGGACCAGAAGGTCAGGGCGGCCGTCCACTTCGTGGAGCCGCTCTCCCCGCCCGGGGTGACCGCCCACCGCAAAGCCGCGCGTCTCGGGCAGGGTCGGGGCTCCCGCTCGGGGAGACCAGCTGAGCTGAAAGTGCCGAAAGACAGGCAGCAGGCCTCCTCCCGCAGCAAGACCCCGACGCCTAGTGTAGAGACCCTCCCTCACTTACGGTCCTTCCCCCCTCGGACCCCCTCGGACCCGGGCTGGGACAGCGTTGCAGAGCCTGGAAATGACCCTCATGACAAGTGCTTCTTCGACAGCTACAGGCTCCACGATGAAAGCAATCAGCGGACATTTGTCTTGTCCTCCTCCAAAGACGCAAACATCCTGTCGGAACAAGTGAGCCTCAGAGAAGTTCTGGATGGCAGCGTGAAGGAGGCGGCGCTCGGCTCCCCAGCTGTCTCGGGGAAAGAGAGCGTCCCCGCGGACGAGCCCCCGAGGAGCAAGGCCAGTCTCATTGAGGTGGACCTCTCGGACCTGAAGGCCCCCGACGAGGACGGAGAGACGGAGGGCCCCCAGAGTTCGGTGGAGCTCACCAGCGAAGGCGATCAGAAGCCGGGGGTCGGCTTCTTCTTCAAGGTAAACTGCCGTTGGCCTCCGTGTCAGATGGGTGTCGGGTGTCGTCTCTTGCCCTTGGTTGTGCGGCTGCGTTAGAAGCTCACTCCAGAGCCGGGCCCCGCGCGCTCTGTCAGCACGACCCGACTCCACCGGAAGCACCCACGGGCACTGCCTGTTGCAGCGAGCGTGGCCGTGTGCCCGTGAGGCTTCAGTGCTGAGCCCGAATCGGGAAACCCATGTAATTTTCGCGGGTCAGAAgcgttctttttcttttgatagtTTTCTGACCATTTAATAAACGTAAATGTTCTTAGCTCGCAGGCTCTTGCAGAAGCAGGTGGGACACCGGGTCCGGCCTCCAGGCCGAGGCTTGCCAAGCCTGTGAGAGCGGCCGGCCGGGTGGGGCATCTTTGCGGAAGCTTCCTGTTGGTCTCGGTGCCTTTCTTGTCGTGTTTTCTTAGTAGAAGGGGAGACGGGTTGTGGGAGCGTCCCTGCTGTTTTCCCACGACTTTCCCACAGGGTGTAGGGTGTATGTCCTCTAACGAGCAAGCAGGCTTTATTTGGTGCTTAATGCTTTTAAGGTGTAAGTGCCTGAGTGTTAGTGCAGGGGTCAGCTCACGTGTGGAAACCGAGGTAAACGGGACTCAGTAGGAGACGTGCCGAAAGCTCTGTCGATGGGGCTCTTTTTGGGGTGGCCAGGTTGTTCCCTAGCATTTTAGCGTCTGTGAAGACGGCCTCACCCGTGGGCCCGCGTGCTGCCGGGGAGTGCGGGCGTCGGGGGCTGGGTCCTGCAGGATGACGCGTGCCGCCTGCTTGTAGGATGAGCAGAAGGCGGAGGACGAGCTTGCCAAGAAGCGGGCGGCCTTCCTCCTGAAGCAGCAGCGCAAGGCTGAGGAGGCGCGCCTGAGGAAGCAGCAGCTGGAGGCCGAGGTGGAGCTCAAGAGAGACGAGGCCCGGTAAcctggccccccgcccccccttcccgTTCCCTGGCCCCATCCCGCTGCCCCGGGGGTCTAGGCCGAGCCCTGGTTGACGTGCTTCTGGGCTCCTTCCCCTCAATTCGCACGACGGTCCGCGGCCGTGGGCGCCCGTCCCTGGGCCGCGCCGCTGGGCCGGGTTGCCCGGTGTGCCCACGCCGAGCCCGGGGCCGGCCCTGAGCCCCCGCCGAGCGCGGCTGAGGAGCGCGTGTGTCCCGCAGGCGCAAGGCCGAGGAGGACCGGATccggaaggaggaggagaaggcgcGGCGGGAGCTCATCAAGCAGGAGTACCTACGCAGGAAGCAGCAGCAGATCTTagaggagcaggggctggggaagccGAGAGCCAAGCCCAAGAAGCCGCGGCCCAAGTCCGTCCATCGAGAGGAGCCGGCCTGTGATTCGGGGACCAAGTGCTCCTCGACCCGTAAGCAGGCGGGGCGTGCGGGGCGGCTGCGTGCGGCGGCGGGGTGGCCGAGGCGGGCCTCGCGGCAGCTCTCCTGTCTCGGCAGCCGACCCCCTGAGCCGGGCCCAGTCGGGCTCCAGCCTGTCCCTGGCCTCCGCGGCGACCACCGAGCCCGAGAGCGTGCACTCGGGGGGCACGCCTTCCCAGCGGTAAGGGGGGCACGTGGGGTGGacgtgggggcggggcgggttGTGTGCTGTGATTTTGGggtgatccccccccccccgggctgcATTGGAGCCGTGGAGCTGGAGCACTCTGGCTCTGTAGCCTCTGCTGCGGGGCTGTGTGTTTCCCGCGAGCGAGGACGTGTCCGTAAATACCCACTGTTCCCAGATGGCGCCTCAGTGGGGCCTCTAGTCTACGCTCTGTTGTCACCAGCTGTCCCATAGTGTCCTGGACGGCCTAGGACCCCGCTCAGGACCGCGCATGGCCCTCAGCTGTGGGCCTCCTTAGTCGAGACCAGTCCTCTGCCCTCTGTCCTCTGTCACCCGGGCGCAGTTCCTGTGGTGGCCACCCGTCGCTGGGGCTTTGCAGGAAACGGTTCAGCCTGTGTGTCTCCGGCGGCCGGTGTTTGTCGCTGCGGCCGGCAGGCGTGTGGCGCTTCCTTGGCCCGTGTGAGGCGGTGGCTTCTGCTGACGCGGGAGAACTTCCCTTGTGACTCAACAGTGATCTGGGAGGACGCACTGGGGACCTCATTGGTACCACCGCCAGTGGCCTTGTCCCTTCTCTCTGTGTGGTGTTGGCCCCACGTGTCCTCCATCCTTTCCTGTGTGTGTCATCCTGTGGCCATGGCCACAGGGCCCTCCTCTTCACATGTCTGGTGGCTTCTGTCACCGGGCCCCTGCACCGGGCCCACGTCAGGGACTCTGGGTCCTGGCTGGGGTTTTGCTCTGCCGCTCGGTCAGCTGGGCTGGCCGGCCCCCTCGGGGGCAGCCCCCCCATGCTGCTTTGCCACCACTGGCTGGGCTCTGTGGAGACTGCCCCAAGGGATGCCCTCAGACCCGGGGTTTTGGACTCAGCCCCctgtgctctccccctctctccttccctcctggggtCTTGCCTGTGGTGTGTCGGCAGCACAGATGTCCCAAACTGTGTCCAGCAGGGACCCAGTGCTGCTTCCCTGCTCCATCGGGGTGGCACCTCAGACAGACCTCTCATGGTGGCCAGTGTCCCTGCAGGGTGTCTGCTTTTGTCACACTGTTGTACCCGAGGCGTCGGACTTCTGTGTTTTGCCCAGTTGATGGTTGTGTTCTGCGGGGCGGAGGGCGGGTCAGACGGGCTTGCCCCCCTGCATTGCCGCCTGTCCCCTCCACCGCGGACGTTCCTTCTTGCCTGGATGGTGTGGGCTGGCTGGTGTTGGGTGGGCTCAGCCAGCCAGTGTGGGCGGTGGGCGAGAGGGGGGTGCCCGTGAccatccctcccctgcccccgttGCCCCTCTCCTTCAGCAGAGTTGAGTCACTGGAAGCCTTGCCCACACTGAGCCGCAACGCCAGCAGGAGCACGGACAGAGACTGGGAAACCGCGTCCGCGGCATCCTCTCTCGCCTCCGTGGCCGAGTACACAGGTAACGGCCTCGCTCCCCGTGGAGGTCACGGGCGTGTCCCTGCCGGGGCAGGGCGGGCTGTGCTTGGCTCTCCAGCCACCTCAGTGGCTGGCAACGTGCTTTTCTGTCCCTGTGGCCTCACGCCGAGTAGTGTGTCTTGGCGCTGGGGAACCTTAGACTTTTGAAACTATTTCttggttttgtcttttatatTATCAAAGTAAGTGAAACTAGAAAGGGGACAAACTGGTAACGACTTTGATCCTTTTCTAGTTCATTTAAAGTTCATAACTCGGAATGAATTCTTTCAAATAGATTTGAAGCAGCTGTTACTTGCCCTTTCCAAAAGCCTTGACCTCGCTGACCCAGCCGGCCTGCTGCTTGGCTCTGGGAAACTGGGGTTTTCTTGCGCGTGTGAGCTGCGAGTGTGCGTGCCTTAGAGTATACTTTTGTGACTCTTGCCAATTTTCACAGGTCCCAAGCTCTTCAAGGAGCCCAGTAGCAAGTCAAACAAACCGA from Zalophus californianus isolate mZalCal1 chromosome 13, mZalCal1.pri.v2, whole genome shotgun sequence includes these protein-coding regions:
- the CAMSAP1 gene encoding calmodulin-regulated spectrin-associated protein 1 isoform X4, whose protein sequence is MVDAGGCPAGEGWRRMEAAPDGAVDIVPLDRYDSARAKIAANLQWICAKAYGIDDIPEDLRDPFYIDQYEQEHIKPPVIKLLLSSELYCRVCSLILKGDQVAALQGHQSVIQALSRKGIYVMESDDTPVTDPDLSHAPIKMSAHMAMVDALMMAYTVEMISIEKVVASVKRFSTFSASKELPYDLEDAMVFWVNKVNLKMREITEKEVKLKQQLLESPAHQKVRYRREHLSARQPPYFPLLEDLMRDGSDGAALLAVVHYYCPEQMKLDDICLKEVTSMADSLYNIRLLREFSNEYLNKCFYLTLEDMLYAPLVLKPNVMVFIAELFWWFENVKPDFVQPRDVQELKDAKTVSHHKSSRPPVPISNATKRSFLGSPAAASPADLQPSAQPLAEGSHRHRLHDEPEHLGKGASAFSPSHPLLPLRQRQQKAVQGEGPPDQRHRSNSLTRVDAQPRGAAAWPDKKNRPMSQPAPFAPHHAVSCDTDPGSSDSVSLARSISKDSLASNIINLTPQNQPEPAALKGDGRGLLHNVAIEDEDEELLAIIRTDVAPRAGDRGLLTSARSPQRLADTLESKPDSFFLEPLMPAVLRPAKEKQAIAKEEECGEGRPRSFTSKRPSEGHQPLVRKRAPSSHGGRDSSRTFTPVSCPELPVAADPAPAGLGLQAAGDARGGLLASGGFGLLPQAQSADGFFLHEDPEGRLCGGRARSPSAQDPEPWAVLRQDSDSDVADLEEAEQAFVGEARPAVMAGYAGEEESAKLQEDMKVKEHDDKDDASGRSSPCLSTVSQLSSVSVASGSVKMTSFAERKLQRLNSCETKSSSSSSQKTTPDASESCPAPLTTWKQRREQSPSRQSGEHASLLASELAQLHMQLEEKRRAIEAQKKKMEALSARQRLKLGKAAFLHVVKKGKADGTPQPRKPDHLAGDYTQHNGEDFDGGVSKTEEFLMKEEGREGVLPSPDGDAESLVLLQQHKAKAPAALHELEKSRALPAALLEGAGEAVDVNECDLSIEKLNETISTLQQAILRISQQQEQLLMKPPAAPAPGTTQGAQDQKVRAAVHFVEPLSPPGVTAHRKAARLGQGRGSRSGRPAELKVPKDRQQASSRSKTPTPSVETLPHLRSFPPRTPSDPGWDSVAEPGNDPHDKCFFDSYRLHDESNQRTFVLSSSKDANILSEQVSLREVLDGSVKEAALGSPAVSGKESVPADEPPRSKASLIEVDLSDLKAPDEDGETEGPQSSVELTSEGDQKPGVGFFFKDEQKAEDELAKKRAAFLLKQQRKAEEARLRKQQLEAEVELKRDEARRKAEEDRIRKEEEKARRELIKQEYLRRKQQQILEEQGLGKPRAKPKKPRPKSVHREEPACDSGTKCSSTPDPLSRAQSGSSLSLASAATTEPESVHSGGTPSQRVESLEALPTLSRNASRSTDRDWETASAASSLASVAEYTGPKLFKEPSSKSNKPIIHNAISHCCLAGKVNEPHKNSILEELEKCDANHYIILFRDAGCQFRALYCYYPDTEEIYKLTGTGPKSITKKMIDKLYKYSSDRKQFNLIPAKTMSVSVDALTIHNHLWQPKRPAVPKKTQTRK
- the CAMSAP1 gene encoding calmodulin-regulated spectrin-associated protein 1 isoform X5 — encoded protein: MADSLYNIRLLREFSNEYLNKCFYLTLEDMLYAPLVLKPNVMVFIAELFWWFENVKPDFVQPRDVQELKDAKTVSHHKSSRPPVPISNATKRSFLGSPAAASPADLQPSAQPLAEGSHRHRLHDEPEHLGKGASAFSPSHPLLPLRQRQQKAVQGEGPPDQRHRSNSLTRVDAQPRGAAAWPDKKNRPMSQPAPFAPHHAVSCDTDPGSSDSVSLARSISKDSLASNIINLTPQNQPEPAALKGDGRGLLHNVAIEDEDEELLAIIRTDVAPRAGDRGLLTSARSPQRLADTLESKPDSFFLEPLMPAVLRPAKEKQAIAKEEECGEGRPRSFTSKRPSEGHQPLVRKRAPSSHGGRDSSRTFTPVSCPELPVAADPAPAGLGLQAAGDARGGLLASGGFGLLPQAQSADGFFLHEDPEGRLCGGRARSPSAQDPEPWAVLRQDSDSDVADLEEAEQAFVGEARPAVMAGYAGEEESAKLQEDMKVKEHDDKDDASGRSSPCLSTVSQLSSVSVASGSVKMTSFAERKLQRLNSCETKSSSSSSQKTTPDASESCPAPLTTWKQRREQSPSRQSGEHASLLASELAQLHMQLEEKRRAIEAQKKKMEALSARQRLKLGKAAFLHVVKKGKADGTPQPRKPDHLAGDYTQHNGEDFDGGVSKTEEFLMKEEGREGVLPSPDGDAESLVLLQQHKAKAPAALHELEKSRALPAALLEGAGEAVDVNECDLSIEKLNETISTLQQAILRISQQQEQLLMKPPAAPAPGTTQGAQDQKVRAAVHFVEPLSPPGVTAHRKAARLGQGRGSRSGRPAELKVPKDRQQASSRSKTPTPSVETLPHLRSFPPRTPSDPGWDSVAEPGNDPHDKCFFDSYRLHDESNQRTFVLSSSKDANILSEQVSLREVLDGSVKEAALGSPAVSGKESVPADEPPRSKASLIEVDLSDLKAPDEDGETEGPQSSVELTSEGDQKPGVGFFFKDEQKAEDELAKKRAAFLLKQQRKAEEARLRKQQLEAEVELKRDEARRKAEEDRIRKEEEKARRELIKQEYLRRKQQQILEEQGLGKPRAKPKKPRPKSVHREEPACDSGTKCSSTPDPLSRAQSGSSLSLASAATTEPESVHSGGTPSQRRVESLEALPTLSRNASRSTDRDWETASAASSLASVAEYTGPKLFKEPSSKSNKPIIHNAISHCCLAGKVNEPHKNSILEELEKCDANHYIILFRDAGCQFRALYCYYPDTEEIYKLTGTGPKSITKKMIDKLYKYSSDRKQFNLIPAKTMSVSVDALTIHNHLWQPKRPAVPKKTQTRK